The Phlebotomus papatasi isolate M1 chromosome 3, Ppap_2.1, whole genome shotgun sequence genomic sequence tgtgtctattttgggctttagttAGCCACCtgacttaaattttttaatttattattaatcaagatttttggcaaattgtTGTCTTGGGATTGAAATATTGTGCAAATGAACTATTAGATTATgaaaaaccaattaaattgatttctaTTTAGGGTTTTGAAACATTCAAGAATTTAAGCTAAACCCTAAacctaaacctctaatctgaaggtTGCTTTAGAATCGTTGACttgaaatttgaattgaaatgtaATAGTTTAGATATCAGCCACACGAAGCGCTCCCATCAGTTAGCGGGAAATTAGGCggcataaccttaaaaaaaaaactgagtgtTGCGTGTTTTGGTTTCCCAGTGAAAATGATTGAAGATAAGAAATCGAAGAATTTACCATGGTAAATGATTTATAATTCCTGTAAATCtctattaaaataattgaactgATTGTCTTGCGTTTTTTCAGGGTGGAAAAATATCGTCCATCCACGCTGAATGAGTTGATATCCCATGAAGAAATTATTTCAACAAGTGAGTCAGTTTTTATGAATTTCCCAAAGATTTTCCTCAATTTCCTCTGCATTTTCTTCAGTTAGCAAGTTCATCGATGAGGGTCAGTTGCCTCATTTGCTGTTCTACGGACCCCCTGGAACTGGGAAAACCACGACAATTTTGGCTTGCATCCGGAAACTGTACAATCCGGGAGAGTTCAATTCCATGGTGCTGCAGCTCAATGCATCAGATGATCGTGGCATAAACATCGTTCGAGGGCAGATTCTCACCTTTGCCTCCAACAGGACAATATTTAGTGGTGGTGGTGTTAAGTTGATCATCCTCGATGAGGCAGATGCAATGACAAATGACGCTCAAAATGCCCTCCGGAGAAGTGAGTGTGAAAGGTTTCCAGAAAGGaaaatgtttgatttttttcttgttgtttttAGTTATTGAGAAGTACACAGATAACGTGAGATTCTGCATAATTTGTAACTATTTGAGCAAGATCATTCCTGCTCTTCAGTCCAGATGCACAAGATTCCGCTTTGCCCCTTTGCAGCCCTTGCAGATCCTTCCGCGGCTTGAGCATGTCATCCAGGAAGAAAAGTAGATTTTTTGAGGAATTTCTTTCAGgacattttgcaatttttctgatTCTTCCAGAGTTTTGGCAACGGAAGATGGGAAACAGGCACTAATTACCCTGTCCGGAGGAGATATGAGGAAGGTTCTGAATGTTCTCCAAAGCACCTGGATGGCCTTCAAGGATGTTACTGAAGTTAATGTGTACACTTGCGTCGGGCATCCTCAGAAGGAAGATATCAAGAACATTATGAATTGGCTGTTAAATGTTGAATCTTTCGAGGAAACTGTAAGAGGTGAGGATAATACTTTCAAATGGATGGTTCTTTCTTGAAATGGCAATTTTGGGAATATTTCCAGAAATTAAGAATCTCAAGACGGTAAAGGGACTGGCTCTTCAGGACATCATTACTGAGGTTCATGGCTTTGTTCATCGAATGGAGCTGCCTCCGAGGGTTCTTTGTATGATTCTCATCAGATTGGCGGAAATTGAAGAGAGATTGGCTGCCGGATGCAATGAAAATCCTCAACTTTCTTCCCTGGTCTCCATCTTTCATACAGCTCGTGACTTGGTAACCATTGAGAATTGAGAAGGATTTAAGTTGCCGGCTCTTCATTAAATACCTTGAATAAAGTGTGTCTTTTTTCTAAATCACTTTGGAAAGTGAAAAAAGtcttgcgaaatgctcaaaactcgtaaattgtcaaaaaaaaaagagaaaatgaaagaaacaaATGCAGTTTGCAAAAATTCTTTGCAAAAACCCCGCTCGCAGGGAAACCTGTCAACAGAGCCGGTCTTTTTTCTCAACAGCCTTGCCCTCTAGTGGCAAATTTGCTATCTCTCCTTTGAAGAGGGGTATCATTCCATCTCGCTCTGGCGCACATAAATTTTCGTGGTGGTGAAACAGTTGTCATCTGTCAGTGAATAAAAGGCAAAAAAGAGCATTTATCGCGATATTTCCGGCAAATCCCCGCAAAGTTGGTGCGTGGGGTGATGCTGATGGTGCCAGTGTAGGCATCCGTGGTGTCCAATGTGGTGGAAAGTGCGTGGATAAGTGGGAAAAATGACAGTGAAAATTGCCACCATCATCGCCATCTGCCATTGAAAGTGCAACCCCGTAgcattgataaaaatttttcacactCCACTTCTCGCCAAAATGTCCTCAGTGGACATACAGATTGTGAGTGGGGCGAATCTggagaaaattgagaatttcCTCAATGACTCCACATACCGGGAAACCATTGAGTACAGTGCCAGCTTCAATACGCGCCTGTGCCTGGAGAGACGCCTCCGGCTGCCTTTTCTGGATCCACAGACGGGCGTAGCACAGAATCACTGTTCGCTGTTCATGAGTCGCCGCCAGCGGATGCCGGGCTTCCGGGAGGGTCAAATTTACACCTACCCAGCAGCCAGGTGGCGCAAGAGTCGCCGGCAGTACTTGAGTAAGATGTTCAGGCCATTCAGTGGCCTGAGACGTATGGATTGTGCTCCGGCACCACCACCAGATGCAGATAGTGACTTCAATGGGACACTGCTGGAGGAGAGCTCGTCACTTGGCGGTGCCGATACCAGCGACAGCAAAGACAGCCAGAACCTCAAGGAAGAACTGCCCAAGGATTGGTTCTACGATGACATGGATATGAATGACCTGGACCAGTTGGATGAGCCCAAGTCACCAGACGATGAATACGACTATGATCCGCGCTATGGGAATAAGAAGAGGAAAAAGCGCGCCAAGCCGGGAAGGAAGCCCATGACCACTCTGCATCCGGATGCGCCGCGAAAGGGTCGACCGCCGGGTGGGGGTGTGGCGGGTGGCGCCAGGGGCCGCGGTCGGCGTAAGAACCTCGTGCCGGCCGCCACGATGGGTCAAGGGGGTGGGGCCACGAGTGGTGGGCGATTGGTGGAGGTCCCTAGTCCACCCACCATCGAACCGCCGTCGTTCGAGTCGGCGGCGGCCGCCGTGGCCACGACGCCGCGCGACACCAGCAGCCCCAACAGCGAACTCAGAAGCTATCGGAAGTACCTGTAGGAGTCCGCGTGAGCATCAAGACAGGGCGATCTCGCAGTTCGCGAAGCAACCTCCTTTGTACATATCCCTGGATTCCCCATAATTTAATTCTCCTTATGCAGGCTTCAGACTAAGGCACTCCATGCCCCAAGAAGCCAATCCACATTGGCTTTTCCTTAGATTTATTTACTCTATTCCTcgactgtaaaaaaaaaacatcactgTTTCAcgacaaaataaaaaagggtGACTTGATTTGTTGCGAATTCTTTAATCAATtgggaaatatttaaaaagggaCTTGGCCTACGCTCAGccccgggattatgcacttgACAAAACTATGCGCATACAATTAagcaagtttgcctacttttgggcgtcaatttatgaaatcatttttgaaatacgcctgaatgtatactatttggAACGCGGGAATTTTGAAGTCATTGTGCTTCTGTttcagtataaaactttaatttcttttattaaagtaaaaattttaaatattctaacaatttattgaaactcTGACCAAAATGTACTATTAATCAGTtgggaaatatttaaaaagggaCTTGGGATTACTTCGGGATTACATATCGCACGTTTATTATTACAACGGCGCATCTCGGTTTTTGTCGATTTTTAGTTATTGTTTtctaataggaaatttattaaatattcattatatgTAATAATCTCAAGAactttgttagaaatatttttaataatttcaagtaTTTGTCAAGCCTGCAAAATAAAAGTAGCGTACGGCGTATGATTATTTAGCTGGAGGCCTTTAGTGTTACAATGGCGTTTTTCGTGGAATTATACGCCACTATTCCACTGATGATGAATCCTACGCCACTGTATCACTAAACGGcgttcattttcttttttttttttgacatttagagaaaaatcatataaacagtgacaacataacctcattcgTGCGTGTAGTTATTTGGTTTACAGAGAAAAGTCGTAAGATtttgtgaataatattatgatTTATTGtgcttaatcataaaaaaaaagtgggattactaaataaaaatgaatgaaacgTGATCTTATTTCTTTGTGTCAAGGAAATCTCATTCCAAAGTATCacacattttatcaaaatcttaattaaaaaaaaaaaactttgtttagCAAAGCTACAACGAGAtctgaaaaaatgaaatgaattcatcaaaaattaaattaagtttaaaaaattatacaactTTTTGTATTTGACTTTTAAGGATCtaaaaggaacgtctattgacactttaagaactcgtgtcagcacctattgacaccctactctgtaccatttggaatacgaaattttaacgtctctgtttatagtaaaaggtatattacagaaaaaaacgttatatcacttatattttactagatacattaaataaattttcaacattttgacaaaagtgtcaataggggttccctgtcgaacagacgttcctccgactctataatttttaaaatttaacatacCTCGTAGTCAAGCACCAAAGAGATACTGCTTAAGTGCAAGAAAAATAATTCTGTTAAAAAGGCTAAACAAGAGACGTATGTTAGAATTCCTGTCTGAATTTTTGTATTACAGTGGCGGAtttttcggaaattttgtcACATTTAGTGTAAAAGTGACggtccatttttaatttttttttaataataatatttttgatcaataaaagtCGGACATTTCGACTTCTACATGGACAGTTCAGTGGAATCACATACTAGCaattttgaaagtttatttgaagaaaatattcaaaatataatgaaatttagtttttgaagccgtctcctgaaaaatgctgAAATCCGACATACGCCACTGTAATAAAAAACGTGCGAATGCACTTGactatgcacatacaattatgcaagtttgcctacttttgggcgTCAATTTATGacatcatttttgaaatacacctgaatgtatactatttgtGACGCGCGAAATTTAAacacattttgctactttttaagaataaaactttaatttcttttattaaggtaacaattttaaataatctacccatttattgaagaactctagcCAAAGggtactgtttgttgatgaatttcttttaaacagttgaatctttttgttttgactacttttactccgcgcgaaattcgttttGCGGacgattcattcaaaagaaatcgcctgcggatatgcaaattttatcTATGCACAAGGTCATTTCGTGCGTTTTTTCGGTCCGAAagtgtgcataatcccgggacagAGTGTACTTCTTTCCTGAAGTAgactgaattgaattgaatttcctgcagtagactctcgctcaatcggctctttttcaatcgggcgcaaaattttgttgacaattttcacgtttgattttaaagtaaatttgttcaaattcgctgtagttcctcttggttcatcgtgattctttatatttgagcactttttgtggtatttacaacgattttgatgcccaaatatctcgataatttggatgaaatattttgccccatatgcccgattgaaaGGGAGTCCACTGTATCACTTATTTTTCTTAGTAACAAAATTCTGGATGCAGATTGAACACCTGCAGCGATAAGCCCCACATAGACTCAGGTTGATCCTCGgtaatatttagcttgtaaaatttgacagcaaAGATTTATCCTacaactgtcatacactgagaactTAAGATCAAGGATTGGAGgtcctttttataaatttctttcatTGCCAAAATTTTACGGGCTGAATATTCTCAAAGATCAGTCTGAGAGTCTATTTGGGGAATTAGAAAATCTATTGACTTGTTACACATTTAAAaagtcctgtaggggaattctataacagtatgacaatgtcatacgacaaattttcgtagtatCGGGCGCAGAATAAttccctgtaggggaattctgtaattttcgtggcattgtcaagcgtgagttcgaaacctgacaatggcattcgagctttttttgtcatatcatatgagttcgaaaatgcaattcattgaagtTTTAATCGAATTTCTTTACTTggtgaatttattaaaatacagtacgtcttggttgatttctttaacaaaattcattgtcatttgaattgccaaaaatctcaatcgaattttcgcattttcgaaaaaactctcctaaaattcaaacccaatttgtcattatggcattgccagaacgttacagaattcccctcctgcaaatgatggaaaagtagtttaaccattattgcgaatataattgcgctaagccgtctctcggctaatacTCAGGTCTATCGAGGCCCTAACACTAAGGGCCTAAATAGATTcaggttgatcctcgagaatatttagcctacaaaatttggcagtaaggatttattccaaattttcatACGCTAAGGGCTTACAATCATTGATTAGATGTCCTTTGCATACATTTCCTCTACCTGATCCTTTACTGCTAAATTATACAGGGTAAaaattcttgaggatcagcctgattCTATTTAGGCCCTAACGCGAAGTAAGCATCGCATGGCCAAAATTACTAACCATTACatgcacactttttagatcggtaatattttatgaaaacaaaGTTCGTGTCCCTGACTTTGTCAAAAGGTTCGCCTTGGTCTATCACACTCCTTCGGATTCTGACTCAAAATTGGAatgaactaaattcaatttggtgtgacgttcaaaagaagacgaagagtgcgaaagagctCATATACGAaacgtttaagaaagaaaaggatttaAGTTTCAAAGTtcacatttctttctttctcaagcattttgcatatatctatcccactctttcggactcttcttcttttaaaaatcacgccaaattaaattcaattcaatcgaattttgagtacGAAAAAAGAAGACAAACGTATGCAAAATCTTTGAGAAGGAAAAGGttgtaaatttcgatttcatgaatatttcctgatctaaaaggtgtgccggaaccataaaaaaaaaataaattcagtcagaaatcatttttttttaaccaaattaaatttagttcagtccaatttggagTAGAATGactaggatagacttatgcaaatcttttgagaaagaaagggatgcgaattttgatttcattcaattataccgagctaaaagctGTGGCGAAAACATTAGAATATTCTAGATTTGAAAAGTGTGTGAGCAATAAGTCTGTTATACCTCTTATATCAGTAAATTCTATAAAATACTATTTTccttccttttctttcttaaaatttattacataTTTGTTTCTGATTCTATTcatatctaaatttaatttgaattgaattcgaatttaaattgaaacaaAAGATGTAGCAGCAGTTGCGTAAATTATTAACATTTCCTCTATCATGATTGACTGTGTAAAagtcaattaaattaaatatttaatccagaggtgagcaagaaccgtttgaaatcgaatgAACGTCAAATAGAAATTGaacatcaatggtcaaaacgttaCATGAACAAacatattttgacgtttattcggtttcgaTGATACAAGATGTCATTAGAAGTTCTTTTCGTTCTTTGTTGAATCATACCTtacgaataaaaaaataaataaatatcaatattttttcccaCTGAGCATTAgaaatttttgtgcaaaatatttcagtgaacaatttaattttgtaaaaactgATTAAAGAATAAGCAAAACAACCCTTACCCTTATGCAAGGCATAAATCTTCAGTCTGAAGGCTGCATAAAGTCGGGGACACGTCGCCGCACTGGTTGACTCTCTCGCAAGCATCACAACCTCATTTTGGCTCCCCATTCCTACCCCTCCCTCCCCCAGAACCATCCCTTTTTACTCCTATCTCGTCAAGTACTTTGCATTAGACTATTTGTGAGACATTTTATTGAAACTATTTAATGGGGTCCACGTGAAAAACTACACAACACACAATTTGGGATTATTTAttgaagagaaaataaaataaatgaacataggcaaaagtttaagaaaaaaaaagagagaataaaacaataatcgtgaaatttgattttcgaTATGATTCTCCCATTcaatggacaaaaaaaaagattcgctaattttgcaaacttgcaatttaaaccaaaatgtaGTGAATTATGTAAGGAGTTTGGTAAAGattacaaaaaataagaataataaataaaaaaaaagatatttggaTTCTAAAAAAGAGgagtttcaatttttgtttgAGACAACGATGAGCCTTTTCAGCAATGATCAagaaagtcatcaaaaaattctTAGAAGAGTATCGAAATTGTGAGGAATGTCAGGTAATTCCATGAAATTAAACGTAATAAGGAGCTGCTATACGTAGATTTCGAAGATTAAAAATAGGCCTATTtcctttatttatatttttaaaacaaaaaaaaatgaattaaaacttTTTGAAGGACGATTGAAACATCGGTGTtccataatgaaaattattctTTCTGAATATCTACAATTACGTTATTCTAAAGTTTCCTTGctatatataataaatatttaagctcaaaagtgaagaattttaaaattatcgaattgataagtaaattttattatttttttcatatttctaattGTTTTTTAACAAAGAACATTTCGCCACTAAAAAGTACAataaatagggggaggtggggctactttgagctgtggggctagattgttatacgaatttttcgcttatttctaaatgaagctagttcttacaattattttattcagaTACACAATTATTTTGCCTATTCAAATTATAGttatcatgttaaaacccagtttcgtttagaaatatgcgaaaaaatcgtataaacaatgtaaccccacagctcaaagtagccccacttccccctacaaaaAACCTCTAAACCGGAtaagtatacacagaaaaaaaaatatttcgtaaaattgttcataaatgtttgtgaaatgctatggaggacttacgaaatgctcgtgaatcgtataagcCACAaagaatgataaaattttacgaacacttatgaacaaatgtttgtaaaagtacaaaaaatgttcgtcaaatgatcattttacgaataatgtttgtgaaaaaagtacaaaattttacgaatttgtctgtgggttatacgattcacgagcatttcgtaagtctgccgtaggatttcacaaacatttacgaacaaattttacaaaatatttttttctctgtacaAAAATGACCTCTGTTTGATAAGAAGTGGAATGCTCTACGGATATGAAATTTGGGGATATGAAAGTTGCGGGGAGCTAGAAGTGATCCagaggaaatattttaaatgggtACTAGGACTTAAACAGAGTACAAAAAGTGCAATTTTAGAATCGGAAACTAAAATGGAAAGGATAGCAACGGTAGCAGCTAGCAGAGCAATCAAGTTcgaggaaaatattaaaataagtcCGAACAAGGTGTTGAAAGAGTGTGTAAAAGAGATGAGGAGAAATGATCAACCGGAATCAACATGGAAGAAAAGTAGAAGGAAGTTCCTAGAAAGAGTTGGTTACTCTGAAACGATAGTCAATACAAGATTAAACGAGGGAATGTCCATCTGGTGCGAGTTACAAAAAAGAGATCGCGAATGGGTAGATCAGGAAAGATATAACGCACTGACAGAAGAATACAAGCTCTTATGGACCCCTTGGATACCGAAGTACTTGAAAAAAGGGATTgcagcaggaaatagacggagacactgaacctttcttgattttcacaattttattctctacgacgtttcccAAACTGATCCCAATTGATCCCAAAGGAGAGCTCATTCtgtgtcggtcagtcgaatggtgaacatcacggatcaatttgtgatcaaagttcaagtgcagtgtaacaactcccacctgtacgtgattttccctgccatattcgatgtaaggaaaagaaaaagaaaattcataatatttttgatagaagtgattttctaaaaattgttcaattgaattgtagacctgatgaagaggacatccatcctcgaaacgtcgtagagaataaaattgtgaaaatcaagaaaggttcagtgtctccgtctatgtcctgctacattctgtcgaaccgaaattcttctgaaaagGGATTGCTGTAAAAGTACTTGCAAAATATAGATGTGAAAACGGGGAAAAGGCATTAGAGAGATGGAGGAAGGAGGGAGACGAAAAATGTACTTTTTGTAATACAGGGTTAGACGATTTAAGACATGTATTAGTAGGGTGCTGCAGGGATGTAAAAGGGAGGGAAGATAGAGGAGAAATTCTGAACGAAGATGGAAGAGGGGCAGATTATTTGAGAAGATTGGAAGCTgcaaaaaatatgtattaatgTTAAAGTAAGTTAGGTTAAACAATGTATGTTACAAGGTCCAAAATGGacgctaataaagaattatatataCAAAAATGACCTCTGAAAAGTGTTGTATACTTACTTGGAACTTGAAGATGCACTGCTTACCTTTTTCGAAAGTAGTCATAatgttacagtagagtctcgctataagccatcgctctatagtccacaatttatcgaccgttgatttcaaaacactgattttaagttaggttatgttttttagtatgcgaaattcataattattttaatatttttggcaaactttattaagtagttgtgataattgtgatccacaatgaagagagcaaagacaagtaccacaatcgcaaagaaagtggaagccgtcgagcaatttcaatactaaaagtcgttgaaaattttaaaaaatgacatggactatagtgcgacccaagtgtcaaatttgaaaccaaatatggactatagcgagactctactgtatcttcCAGCAGGATAATGCGCCAATTCACAAAAGTAAGGTTTGTAAAGGAGTGATTCAAAGAGAAAAAACtacaaattttggattgtcCAGCAATTTCTCTTGACCtaaatgtaaatgaaaatctGCGAGGCGCTATTGCAAGAGAAATTAACGCAGTAGTTAAGCAGTATCATTAGGACTGTGGAGGAGTTCAGGGATTCTATCAGTTGTGCATGGAGCGTATTAAGttgaaaattcttcatgaaTCGGTCTTAAATATGGCTAAAAGATTTATTTCTACCATTAAGAATAAGGAAtcaagttcttcaataaattgataaaatattcaaaaataaattatacatgATTTTTTTAACTGAGTTTATGTCATGTgcccgattttgtcgttttagttttagtgtcaaaaaattaattcttcCTTTAGAGCGGGAAACATGGTAACTTTGTAGGTAATTTCAATAGAATTCCTAGAGAAAATTCTATGTGTAATTTCCATTATCGTTCTCCAGGATTTCCCACCGAAATTTCGATATTTACTTCAGGGTTTTTCTCCCTAAAATTTTCGAAGATTTCAACAACGAGAAATTAAGGTGGCACTGGAAAAATTACCCCGCTGAAGTGTCGATATTTTCCAAAGAGATCCCTTTAAATtcccttggaaaattttccttaaaaattccCTCGGAAAATTTGGCTGGGTCCCAGTGAATTCCCCATGGATTCTAGGGAAAGTTTTATGGGGAAGTTTCTACAGGCATTCTTGTGGATTTAAAGGGAAAATTTCCTCATAGTGATTGGGAAAATTCCATGGCCATTCCTAAAGGATTCCTTCAAATTTTCCGAGGAAGTCTCCGAATTTTTCAGATCATTCTCAAAGATTTCCCACAGAAATTGAGAGGAAAATTCTCCCCGGAAGGGGAAAATTCCTTCCGGAGATGAAACTTCCGTGGCGAGTTCAGGGGAAATCCAgggaaaaattatgtaaaagttAAGCTTATACTTCGGGCTGGATGGTTTTCTGGTTGCAAAGTTCataaataacatcaaatattttataaatgaataggGGAATTCAAGCAGCCGTGTGAGTCATCAACTGAATAACAAAAATGATAAGGtaaaaaaaggggaaaaaattaaagagacttaaaaaaaaagaaatacaaagataagaaaaaataaaataaaaaaacaaacagGAAAGAAAAAATGTGGAGTTTTTATGATTTTCCCAA encodes the following:
- the LOC129808071 gene encoding replication factor C subunit 5; this translates as MIEDKKSKNLPWVEKYRPSTLNELISHEEIISTISKFIDEGQLPHLLFYGPPGTGKTTTILACIRKLYNPGEFNSMVLQLNASDDRGINIVRGQILTFASNRTIFSGGGVKLIILDEADAMTNDAQNALRRIIEKYTDNVRFCIICNYLSKIIPALQSRCTRFRFAPLQPLQILPRLEHVIQEEKVLATEDGKQALITLSGGDMRKVLNVLQSTWMAFKDVTEVNVYTCVGHPQKEDIKNIMNWLLNVESFEETVREIKNLKTVKGLALQDIITEVHGFVHRMELPPRVLCMILIRLAEIEERLAAGCNENPQLSSLVSIFHTARDLVTIEN
- the LOC129808072 gene encoding zinc finger protein ubi-d4, translating into MSSVDIQIVSGANLEKIENFLNDSTYRETIEYSASFNTRLCLERRLRLPFLDPQTGVAQNHCSLFMSRRQRMPGFREGQIYTYPAARWRKSRRQYLSKMFRPFSGLRRMDCAPAPPPDADSDFNGTLLEESSSLGGADTSDSKDSQNLKEELPKDWFYDDMDMNDLDQLDEPKSPDDEYDYDPRYGNKKRKKRAKPGRKPMTTLHPDAPRKGRPPGGGVAGGARGRGRRKNLVPAATMGQGGGATSGGRLVEVPSPPTIEPPSFESAAAAVATTPRDTSSPNSELRSYRKYL